In Topomyia yanbarensis strain Yona2022 chromosome 2, ASM3024719v1, whole genome shotgun sequence, one DNA window encodes the following:
- the LOC131684166 gene encoding protein KRTCAP2 homolog, with translation MAVPTSVSLVLASVTAVLIFSVMQMYRPLIASSQIATIFGGYLGSWLFILSLTAVSNLETVVLGKGFQAKLFPEVAFCLIGSLIACGMVHRVCATTCILFSIAALYYINKISQKTHNAPIPVETYTGKKKKK, from the exons ATGG CCGTTCCAACGTCGGTCTCACTAGTCCTGGCCTCGGTTACAGCCGTCCTGATTTTCTCTGTCATGCAAATGTACAGACCACTGATCGCCTCGTCCCAAATAGCCACAATTTTCGGAGGGTATCTAGGGTCCTGGCTTTTCATTCTTTCCCTTACG GCGGTATCCAATTTAGAAACGGTGGTTTTAGGTAAGGGCTTTCAGGCAAAATTGTTTCCGGAGGTTGCGTTCTGCTTGATTGGATCATTGATCGCCTGCGGAATGGTCCACCGAGTGTGTGCTACCACATG CATTTTATTCTCAATTGCTGCCCTATACTATATcaataaaatttcacaaaaaacgCACAACGCTCCAATACCGGTGGAAACTTATACCggaaagaaaaagaagaaataa